In Turicibacter sanguinis, a genomic segment contains:
- a CDS encoding 1-deoxy-D-xylulose-5-phosphate synthase produces MELNILNRINSPKDLKALNQEDLPLLADEIRQVIIEKVSQTGGHFGPNLGMVEATIAMHYVFNSPVDKIVYDVSHQCYPHKILTGRKHGFIDPEQFASITGYSSPKESEHDFFTVGHTSTSISLACGLAKARDVKGEKENIIAVIGDGSLSGGEAYEGLNNAAASGKNMIILVNDNDMSIAVNHGGLYKNLAELRQSNGTCENNFFKSLGFDYRFVPNGHDIDALINVFSEVKDTEKPVVIHMYTVKGKGYKPSESNKEGFHYVGPFNLETGKQLYSFNGENYGQIIDNFLCEKAKTDEKVIAITAGTPGVVGLNKFRYEFPEQFMDVGIAEEHAVALASGLASQGAKPVLGLYSSFIQRTYDQLSQDLAINNNPALILVFGSGISSADVTHLGVFDIALVSNIPNIVYLAPTTKEEYLAMVEWGLEQNEHPVVVRVPGGPVISTKEEVAPNFSQLNCYQKMNDGSKVAILALGSFYTLGQNVQEKLKSITGIEATLINPRFASGIDEALLTQLLANHQIIVTLEDGVLDGGFGEKISRFYADKEIKVLNYGATKEFTDREDINLLYERYRLREDLIVEDIKRLL; encoded by the coding sequence ATGGAGTTAAATATTTTAAATCGTATAAATTCCCCGAAAGATTTAAAGGCGCTTAATCAGGAAGACTTACCATTATTAGCGGATGAAATTAGACAAGTTATTATAGAAAAGGTGAGTCAAACAGGCGGGCATTTTGGTCCGAATCTAGGAATGGTAGAGGCAACGATTGCAATGCATTATGTTTTTAATTCACCTGTGGATAAAATTGTATATGATGTCTCACATCAATGTTACCCACATAAAATTTTAACAGGAAGAAAACATGGATTTATTGATCCTGAGCAATTTGCATCAATTACAGGATATAGCTCACCTAAAGAAAGTGAACATGATTTCTTTACAGTAGGTCATACCTCGACTTCTATTAGTTTGGCGTGCGGTCTTGCCAAAGCGCGCGATGTTAAAGGTGAAAAAGAAAATATTATTGCAGTTATTGGAGATGGTTCGTTAAGTGGTGGTGAAGCCTATGAAGGTTTAAATAATGCTGCTGCCTCAGGTAAAAATATGATTATCTTAGTAAATGATAATGATATGTCGATTGCTGTCAACCATGGTGGTTTATATAAAAACTTAGCTGAACTTCGTCAATCGAATGGAACCTGTGAAAATAACTTCTTTAAATCACTTGGATTTGATTATCGCTTTGTTCCAAATGGTCATGATATTGATGCTTTAATTAATGTATTCTCAGAAGTAAAAGATACCGAGAAACCTGTTGTCATTCATATGTATACGGTCAAAGGAAAAGGATATAAACCATCAGAATCAAATAAAGAAGGTTTCCATTATGTAGGACCGTTTAATTTAGAGACGGGGAAACAACTTTACAGTTTCAATGGTGAAAACTATGGTCAAATTATAGATAATTTCTTATGTGAGAAAGCTAAAACAGATGAAAAAGTCATTGCGATTACAGCTGGAACACCAGGGGTTGTAGGATTAAATAAGTTTAGATATGAATTCCCTGAACAATTTATGGATGTTGGAATTGCAGAAGAACATGCCGTTGCGCTAGCATCAGGATTAGCCTCTCAAGGTGCAAAACCTGTTCTTGGTCTTTACAGCTCATTCATTCAACGAACATATGACCAATTGTCTCAAGATTTAGCCATCAATAATAATCCTGCGCTGATTTTAGTATTTGGTAGCGGAATTTCTTCGGCTGATGTTACTCATTTAGGTGTATTTGATATTGCGCTTGTCTCAAATATTCCAAATATCGTTTATCTAGCTCCTACGACTAAGGAAGAATATCTAGCCATGGTAGAATGGGGACTTGAACAAAATGAGCATCCGGTTGTGGTGCGAGTACCTGGAGGTCCTGTTATTTCGACAAAAGAAGAGGTTGCACCTAACTTCAGTCAACTAAATTGTTATCAAAAAATGAATGATGGAAGCAAGGTTGCTATTTTAGCATTAGGCTCATTTTATACATTAGGTCAAAACGTTCAAGAAAAGTTAAAATCTATAACAGGTATCGAGGCAACGTTAATCAATCCTCGTTTTGCTAGTGGAATTGACGAAGCTTTACTGACACAATTATTAGCTAATCATCAGATAATCGTGACACTAGAAGACGGTGTTCTTGATGGTGGATTTGGTGAAAAAATCTCAAGATTCTACGCGGATAAAGAGATCAAAGTTTTAAATTACGGTGCAACAAAAGAATTTACGGATCGTGAGGATATTAACCTATTATATGAACGATACCGCCTAAGAGAAGATTTGATTGTAGAAGATATTAAAAGACTGTTATAA
- a CDS encoding VanZ family protein, with translation MMLTTCSDLRELYNQIQHLEATSVIHFNFWVTVILSVIFLFFYRRFNSTNSIWKCLLVTSFVFYVLNVIRLVFFPIPINPNYIEILKRESECGILLERRHNFELFDFMKWGNLFHITTVGNFLLLMPLSFYFPILFKKHKWNLVNITLIGFMTSLCIESLQLTYDLVTGYAYRGFNVDDLMVNTLGVFWGYLIYIVLKLIWCVINKIKRIFLYVE, from the coding sequence AGAGGCAACATCAGTTATTCACTTTAATTTTTGGGTTACTGTTATTTTGTCAGTGATTTTTTTGTTTTTTTATCGCCGATTTAATAGTACGAATTCGATATGGAAGTGTTTATTAGTCACGAGTTTTGTTTTTTATGTTTTAAATGTCATTCGGTTAGTTTTCTTTCCGATTCCAATTAATCCAAATTATATTGAGATTTTAAAGCGAGAGTCTGAATGTGGAATTTTACTTGAGAGACGACATAATTTTGAATTATTCGATTTTATGAAATGGGGAAATCTATTTCATATTACAACGGTCGGGAATTTTTTGTTGTTAATGCCATTGAGTTTTTATTTTCCGATTCTATTTAAAAAGCATAAGTGGAATTTAGTAAATATAACACTAATTGGTTTTATGACCTCTTTATGTATAGAATCTTTGCAATTAACGTACGACTTAGTAACTGGATATGCTTATCGAGGATTTAATGTCGATGATTTAATGGTAAACACACTGGGGGTTTTTTGGGGATATCTTATTTATATTGTCTTAAAATTGATTTGGTGTGTTATTAACAAAATTAAGAGAATATTTCTTTACGTTGAATGA
- a CDS encoding NCS2 family permease — MNKFFKLEERGTTVSKEFIAGVTTFLSMAYIIFVNPNTLGAAGMDTGAVFTATILAASIGTLIMGLFANFPVALAPGMGMNAFFSYTVVLMMGYSWQQALAGIFISGILFIILSATGLRELIINSIPTSLKHAVGTGIGFFIAFLGFQNSGIIVNNDATLVGIGDFTDPNVLITVIGLVVTLILLVRKTPAAIFIGMIVTAVVGMILGVVELPTQIIASVPSLKPTFGALFEALPSIFTVEMIPVIFSFLFVDFFDTAGTLMAVGARAGLVDEKGHLVDGDKALLADSTATVVGAVLGTSSTTSFVESLTGVEAGGRTGLTSVFTALCFLIMLFCSGLLSVVTSAVTAPALIVVGILMASSLGDIEWKNIETSIPAFVTIIMMVLGYSIAEGIASGFLLYPIMMVAARRSKEVHPVMWGLAVIFLLHFIMQ, encoded by the coding sequence ATGAACAAATTCTTCAAATTAGAAGAACGTGGCACAACTGTTTCAAAAGAATTTATTGCCGGAGTTACAACATTCTTATCAATGGCGTACATCATTTTCGTTAATCCAAATACACTTGGAGCTGCGGGAATGGATACAGGCGCTGTCTTTACAGCAACAATTTTAGCAGCATCTATTGGAACATTAATTATGGGATTATTCGCTAACTTCCCAGTAGCACTTGCTCCAGGGATGGGAATGAATGCATTCTTCTCTTATACCGTTGTTTTAATGATGGGATATAGCTGGCAACAAGCTTTAGCAGGTATTTTTATCTCAGGAATTTTATTCATTATTTTATCAGCAACTGGGTTACGTGAATTAATTATTAATAGTATTCCAACATCGTTAAAACATGCTGTTGGAACAGGAATCGGATTTTTCATTGCTTTTTTAGGATTCCAAAATTCAGGAATCATCGTTAATAACGATGCAACATTAGTTGGAATCGGAGATTTCACAGATCCAAATGTATTAATTACAGTAATTGGATTAGTTGTAACGTTAATTTTATTAGTTCGTAAAACACCAGCAGCTATCTTTATTGGTATGATTGTGACAGCTGTTGTCGGAATGATTTTAGGTGTGGTTGAATTACCAACGCAAATTATTGCATCAGTTCCTTCTTTAAAACCAACATTTGGTGCATTATTTGAAGCCTTACCAAGTATTTTCACAGTAGAAATGATTCCAGTTATTTTCTCATTCTTATTCGTCGATTTCTTTGATACGGCGGGAACTTTAATGGCTGTTGGAGCACGTGCAGGTTTAGTAGATGAAAAAGGTCATTTAGTAGATGGAGATAAAGCATTACTTGCCGATTCAACTGCTACTGTTGTTGGTGCCGTTTTAGGAACATCTTCAACAACTTCTTTCGTTGAATCATTAACAGGAGTTGAAGCGGGTGGACGTACTGGATTAACTTCAGTCTTTACTGCATTATGTTTCTTAATTATGTTATTCTGCTCAGGCTTATTATCAGTTGTTACTTCAGCTGTAACAGCACCAGCCTTAATTGTTGTAGGTATTTTAATGGCTTCTTCTTTAGGTGACATTGAGTGGAAAAACATCGAGACATCAATTCCAGCATTCGTAACTATTATTATGATGGTACTTGGATATTCAATCGCTGAAGGGATTGCATCAGGGTTCTTATTATATCCAATCATGATGGTAGCAGCACGTCGTTCTAAAGAAGTTCATCCAGTTATGTGGGGATTAGCAGTTATTTTCCTATTACATTTCATCATGCAGTAA
- a CDS encoding ester cyclase, producing MSEKEIVIAFFIEGYVKKNYEYVLKILSEDYIDHSPASARSNHDAVNILKIIANIFDNLKIEILDVFAENEQVATRVRYEAKHIGEYMGISATHKTISFEALENFKVVNGKIVESWGYWPDKEIEVLLLEEQI from the coding sequence ATGAGTGAAAAAGAAATAGTCATCGCTTTTTTTATTGAAGGGTATGTGAAGAAGAATTATGAGTATGTCTTAAAAATTTTAAGTGAAGATTATATTGATCATAGTCCAGCGTCAGCTAGAAGTAATCATGATGCAGTTAATATTTTAAAAATTATTGCTAACATATTTGATAATCTTAAGATAGAAATACTAGACGTTTTTGCAGAAAATGAACAGGTGGCAACGAGAGTTCGGTACGAGGCTAAACATATTGGCGAGTATATGGGAATTAGTGCAACACATAAAACAATCAGCTTTGAAGCATTGGAAAACTTTAAAGTTGTTAATGGTAAAATTGTTGAATCGTGGGGGTATTGGCCTGATAAAGAGATTGAAGTTCTACTATTAGAAGAGCAAATTTAG
- the guaA gene encoding glutamine-hydrolyzing GMP synthase, translated as MQHDEVIVLDFGSQYNQLITRRIREFGVYSELKSHKLTAAEIKQMPNVKGIIFSGSPNSVTQEGAFTVDPEIFNLGLPILGICYGMQLTTHMHGGVVERAEQREYGKAEITIKNVNKLYQDMPQEQVVWMSHGYHVTKLPEGFVVDASSDSCPIAAASNEERNIYLVQFHPEVQHSVYGSQILKNFIFNVCGAEANWSMKNFIDEQVEKIRAQVGSENVLCALSGGVDSSVVAALIHRAIGDQLTCMFVDHGLLRKGEAESVVETFDGKFNMNFIKIDAQERFLNKLKGVSDPEQKRKIIGNEFVYCFDEESAKLKDMKFLAQGTLYTDIIESGTDTAQTIKSHHNVGGLPEDMEFELIEPLNTLFKDEVRQLGLELGLPEEIVFRQPFPGPGLGIRVLGEVTEEKLEIVRESDFILREEIKKAGLERDVWQYFTALPNIKSVGVMGDERTYDHTVVVRAVTSIDGMTSDWARIPFDVLQKISVRIVNEVAHVNRVVYDITSKPPATIEWE; from the coding sequence ATGCAACATGATGAGGTTATTGTATTAGACTTTGGTAGTCAATATAATCAGTTAATTACTCGCCGTATTCGTGAATTCGGAGTATATAGTGAATTAAAATCACATAAGTTAACGGCAGCAGAAATCAAGCAAATGCCAAATGTTAAAGGAATTATCTTCAGTGGAAGTCCTAATAGTGTCACACAAGAAGGTGCATTTACAGTTGATCCTGAAATCTTTAACTTAGGATTACCGATTTTAGGGATTTGCTACGGAATGCAATTAACAACTCATATGCACGGTGGAGTAGTAGAACGTGCTGAACAACGTGAGTATGGAAAAGCAGAAATCACAATTAAAAATGTGAATAAATTATATCAAGATATGCCACAAGAACAAGTGGTATGGATGAGTCATGGTTATCATGTAACAAAGTTACCAGAAGGATTTGTTGTTGATGCTAGCAGCGATTCATGTCCAATTGCAGCAGCTTCAAATGAAGAACGTAACATTTATTTAGTTCAATTCCATCCTGAAGTACAACACTCAGTGTATGGTTCACAAATTTTAAAGAACTTTATCTTTAATGTTTGTGGTGCAGAGGCTAACTGGTCAATGAAAAACTTCATTGATGAGCAAGTAGAAAAAATCCGCGCTCAAGTTGGATCTGAAAATGTATTATGTGCCTTAAGTGGTGGGGTTGATTCATCTGTTGTTGCAGCATTAATTCACCGTGCTATCGGAGATCAATTAACATGTATGTTCGTTGATCATGGATTACTTCGTAAAGGAGAAGCGGAAAGTGTTGTTGAAACATTTGATGGAAAATTCAATATGAACTTCATCAAAATTGATGCACAAGAACGTTTCTTAAATAAATTAAAAGGTGTTTCTGATCCTGAGCAAAAACGTAAAATTATTGGTAATGAGTTTGTTTATTGCTTTGATGAAGAATCTGCTAAATTAAAAGACATGAAGTTCTTAGCACAAGGAACTCTTTATACAGATATTATTGAATCTGGTACTGATACAGCTCAAACAATTAAATCACACCATAACGTAGGGGGATTACCTGAAGATATGGAGTTCGAATTAATTGAACCGCTGAACACTTTATTCAAAGATGAAGTTCGTCAATTAGGACTTGAGCTTGGATTACCAGAAGAAATTGTCTTCCGTCAACCATTCCCTGGACCTGGTCTTGGAATTCGTGTTTTAGGTGAAGTGACAGAAGAGAAATTAGAAATCGTTCGTGAGTCAGATTTCATTTTACGTGAAGAAATCAAAAAAGCAGGACTTGAACGCGATGTATGGCAATATTTCACTGCGTTACCTAACATTAAATCAGTTGGGGTAATGGGAGATGAGCGTACATATGACCATACGGTTGTTGTTCGTGCCGTAACGTCAATTGATGGTATGACTTCAGATTGGGCACGTATCCCATTTGATGTTTTACAAAAAATCTCTGTTCGTATCGTAAACGAAGTCGCACACGTTAACCGCGTAGTGTATGACATTACATCTAAACCGCCTGCAACAATTGAGTGGGAATAA